In the genome of Lynx canadensis isolate LIC74 chromosome X, mLynCan4.pri.v2, whole genome shotgun sequence, one region contains:
- the LOC115507130 gene encoding transcription factor BTF3 homolog 4-like, whose protein sequence is MNQEKLAKLQAQVRIGGKGTARRKKKVVHRTATADDKKLQSSLKKLAVNNIAGIEEVNMIKDDGTVIHFNNPKVQASLSANTFAITGHAEAKPITEMLPGILSQLGADSLTSLRKLAEQFPRQVLESKAPKPEDIDEEDDDVPDLVEHFDEASKNEAN, encoded by the coding sequence ATGAATCAAGAAAAGTTAGCCAAACTTCAGGCTCAGGTCCGGATAGGGGGCAAGGGTACAGCTCGCAGAAAGAAGAAGGTGGTACATAGAACAGCTACAGCTGATGACAAAAAACTTCAGAGTTCTCTGAAAAAACTGGCTGTGAATAATATAGCTGGTATTGAAGAGGTGAACATGATTAAAGATGATGGGACAGTTATCCATTTCAACAATCCCAAAGTCCAAGCTTCCCTTTCTGCTAACACCTTTGCAATTACTGGTCATGCAGAAGCCAAACCAATCACAGAAATGCTTCCTGGAATATTAAGTcagcttggtgctgacagcttaaCAAGTCTTAGGAAGTTAGCGGAACAGTTCCCTCGGCAAGTGTTGGAGAGCAAAGCACCAAAACCGGAAGACATTGATGAGGAGGATGATGACGTTCCAGATCTCGTAGAACATTTTGATGAGGCATCAAAGAATGAAGctaactaa